Proteins encoded in a region of the Halosimplex halophilum genome:
- a CDS encoding universal stress protein: MGTIFVAYGGEGRESVLAFAAERARETGEDLYVYHLRELVEETVDVRGEVEATLDRTAPGVDADVAVESAADDEAGPSTRQRLAEVAADPDRDWTCVVMGNVERGAVEEFVLPSMTEAVLETRAVPVVLVPV; the protein is encoded by the coding sequence ATGGGTACGATATTCGTCGCGTACGGCGGCGAGGGCCGCGAGTCGGTGCTGGCGTTCGCCGCCGAGCGGGCTCGCGAGACGGGCGAGGACCTCTACGTCTACCACCTGCGGGAGCTGGTCGAGGAGACGGTCGACGTGCGCGGGGAGGTCGAGGCGACCCTCGACCGGACGGCGCCCGGGGTCGACGCGGACGTCGCCGTCGAGAGCGCCGCGGACGACGAGGCGGGTCCGTCGACGCGCCAGCGCCTCGCCGAGGTGGCCGCCGACCCCGACCGCGACTGGACCTGCGTCGTCATGGGGAACGTCGAGCGCGGCGCGGTCGAGGAGTTCGTCCTGCCGAGCATGACCGAGGCGGTGCTGGAGACGCGGGCCGTGCCGGTCGTGCTCGTCCCCGTTTGA
- a CDS encoding NAD-dependent epimerase/dehydratase family protein, protein MSRILVTGGLGGSGRWIVDRLAEDGHEVMCVDQRFAESERPNVDVRVADLADRGDVFDLVGAFDPDAVVHWAAIPDPMDHPGGEVFENNIVSTYNVLEAAGRADARVVWASSESALGFPFAAETPAPDYLPVDEDHPLRPEDPYGVSKEAGEALARTTVRRHDVPVVSIRPSWIQYPGEYVCLGNEPPEEGVGNFWSYIDVRDIASIVVAALDADIEGHEAVFAVADENYADRSTAELFEEQFGSVPEPCDLSGDESSISNAKAADLLGWEPTHSWREAADEDVDGPTV, encoded by the coding sequence ATGTCACGGATACTCGTCACCGGCGGCCTCGGTGGCTCCGGGCGATGGATCGTCGACCGACTGGCCGAGGACGGCCACGAGGTCATGTGCGTCGACCAGCGCTTCGCCGAGAGCGAGCGCCCCAACGTCGACGTGCGGGTCGCCGACCTCGCCGACCGCGGCGACGTGTTCGACCTCGTGGGGGCGTTCGACCCCGACGCGGTCGTCCACTGGGCGGCCATCCCGGACCCGATGGACCACCCCGGCGGCGAGGTCTTCGAGAACAATATCGTCTCGACGTACAACGTCCTCGAAGCCGCGGGGCGGGCCGACGCCCGCGTCGTCTGGGCCTCCTCCGAGAGCGCGCTCGGGTTCCCCTTCGCCGCCGAGACGCCCGCGCCCGACTACCTCCCCGTCGACGAGGACCACCCGCTCCGGCCGGAGGACCCCTACGGCGTCTCCAAGGAGGCCGGCGAGGCCCTCGCCCGGACGACCGTCCGGCGCCACGACGTGCCGGTCGTCTCGATCCGCCCCTCGTGGATCCAGTACCCCGGCGAGTACGTCTGTCTCGGCAACGAGCCCCCCGAGGAGGGCGTCGGCAACTTCTGGAGTTACATCGACGTGCGCGACATCGCGTCCATCGTCGTCGCGGCGCTCGACGCCGACATCGAGGGTCACGAGGCCGTCTTCGCCGTCGCCGACGAGAACTACGCCGACCGCTCCACGGCCGAGCTGTTCGAGGAGCAGTTCGGCTCGGTGCCCGAGCCCTGCGACCTCTCGGGCGACGAGTCCTCGATCTCGAACGCGAAGGCCGCAGACCTGCTGGGCTGGGAGCCCACCCACTCGTGGCGCGAGGCCGCCGACGAGGACGTGGACGGGCCGACGGTCTGA